In a genomic window of Tripterygium wilfordii isolate XIE 37 chromosome 8, ASM1340144v1, whole genome shotgun sequence:
- the LOC120003690 gene encoding DAR GTPase 3, chloroplastic yields MAVQLPGLWLATPKVAGNFRSKPKQSIPKALSTTASLSSPPPTIKIVGGNNSSLFEIGNEDSNSFHDGSDGESDWVDLDADLYHWIRGLRPVQWYPGHIAKTEKELKEQLKLMDVVIEVRDARIPMSTTHPQMDSWIGNRKRILVLNREDMISTADRNAWASYYALQGTKVVFSNGQLGMGTMKLGRLARSLAEGVNIKRRAKGLLPRAVRAGIVGYPNVGKSSLINRLLKRRMCPAAPRPGVTRQLRWVHFGKDLELLDSPGVLPMRINDQSAAIKLAICDDIGERSYTVAEVAAILVQMLTRLPDIGVEALQRRYKIQADGHCGKTFVHKLAVHLFNGDIHQAGFRILADFRKGRFGWTALERPPR; encoded by the exons ATGGCTGTGCAGCTGCCGGGGTTATGGTTGGCTACTCCCAAAGTCGCCGGAAATTTTCGAAGCAAACCAAAACAATCAATTCCGAAGGCGCTCTCCACTACGGCTTCTCTTTCATCTCCACCTCCCACCATTAAG ATTGTCGGTGGTAACAATTCAAGTTTGTTCGAGATTGGAAATGAGGACTCCAATAGTTTTCATGATGGGAGTGATGGAGAGAGTGACTGGGTTGATCTGGATGCTGATCTTTATCACTGGATAAGGGGACTTCGTCCTGTTCAG TGGTATCCCGGCCACATTGCAAAAACAGAAAAGGAACTGAAGGAACAGCTCAAGTTGATGGATGTTGTGATTGAGGTGCGAGATGCAAGAATCCCTATGTCTACGACTCATCCACAG ATGGATTCATGGATTGGTAATAGGAAAAGAATTTTAGTTTTAAATCGGGAAGACATGATATCAACAGCAGACCGAAATGCTTGGGCATCTTATTATGCGCTACAGGGAACAAAGGTTGTCTTTTCCAATGGGCAACTTGGAATG GGTACTATGAAGCTAGGCCGACTGGCAAGGTCTCTAGCGGAAGGGGTCAATATCAAACGCAGAGCCAAAGGACTCCTTCCTCGTGCA GTTCGAGCTGGAATAGTTGGATATCCTAATGTTGGGAAATCATCTTTGATCAACCGTTTGCTAAAGCGACGAATGTGCCCAGCAGCTCCCAGACCAGGTGTCACCAGGCAATTAAG ATGGGTTCACTTTGGGAAAGACCTTGAGTTGTTAGACTCTCCTGGAGTACTCCCAATGCGGATTAATGATCAATCAGCTGCAATAAAGCTTGCTATATGTGATGACATTGGAGAGAGGTCCTACACTGTTGCTGAAGTTGCCGCGATTCTTGTGCAAATGTTGACGAGGCTTCCAGACATAG GGGTTGAAGCTCTCCAAAGGCGGTATAAGATTCAGGCTGATGGTCACTGTGGTAAAAC ATTTGTACACAAGCTTGCAGTTCACTTGTTCAACGGTGATATCCATCAAGCGGGATTTCGCATCCTGGCTGACTTCCGTAAAGGGAGGTTTGGTTGGACTGCATTGGAGAGGCCACCCAGGTAA